The Planococcus liqunii genome includes a region encoding these proteins:
- a CDS encoding LLM class flavin-dependent oxidoreductase, translating to MEKYRINQQNGLEFGLYTLGDHIPDPQTGERISAGERIRQIIELAKLSEEAGLDFFSVGESHQDYFATQAHTAVLAAIAQATQKIKISSSSTIISTSDPVRVYEDFATIDLISEGRAEIVAGRASRIGLFELLGYDVRDYEELYEEKFALLLQINKQEVVNWSGEFRAPLRNARIIPRPQNGSLPIWRAVGGHPASAIKAGHAGVPMMLATLGGPAESFKYTVDAYREAAGESGFNPAELPVATAGFFHAAETTQQAFDEMHPHIDKGMMLTNGRGYPKPHFYQGAHPHDVMNIGSPQQIIEKILYQHEVFDHQRYIAQMDFGGVPFDRLLRNIELIGNEILPAVKKYTAKS from the coding sequence ATGGAGAAATACCGCATCAATCAGCAGAATGGCCTGGAATTCGGGCTGTATACATTAGGGGACCATATTCCGGATCCGCAAACAGGTGAACGGATTTCAGCCGGCGAACGCATCCGCCAGATTATCGAGCTGGCCAAGCTGTCGGAAGAGGCTGGGCTCGACTTTTTCAGCGTTGGCGAAAGCCACCAGGACTATTTTGCGACGCAGGCACATACCGCAGTGCTCGCGGCGATTGCCCAGGCGACCCAAAAGATCAAGATTTCGAGTTCATCGACCATCATCAGCACATCTGATCCGGTGCGCGTTTATGAAGACTTCGCCACGATCGATCTGATTTCAGAAGGGCGGGCGGAAATAGTTGCCGGCCGCGCGTCGCGCATCGGACTGTTTGAATTGCTCGGCTACGACGTCCGAGATTATGAAGAGCTTTATGAAGAGAAATTTGCCTTGCTGCTCCAGATCAATAAGCAGGAAGTGGTCAATTGGAGCGGCGAATTCCGGGCGCCGCTCCGCAACGCCCGCATCATCCCGCGTCCACAGAACGGCTCATTGCCGATTTGGCGTGCGGTCGGGGGGCATCCGGCAAGCGCCATTAAAGCAGGGCATGCCGGGGTTCCGATGATGCTTGCGACACTTGGCGGACCGGCGGAAAGCTTTAAGTACACGGTGGACGCTTACCGGGAAGCCGCGGGCGAAAGCGGCTTCAATCCAGCTGAGCTGCCGGTGGCGACAGCCGGATTTTTCCATGCTGCTGAAACGACGCAGCAGGCATTTGATGAGATGCATCCGCATATCGACAAAGGCATGATGCTGACAAACGGCCGGGGCTATCCAAAGCCGCATTTCTACCAGGGGGCGCATCCGCATGATGTGATGAACATCGGCAGCCCGCAGCAAATAATCGAAAAAATCCTGTATCAGCATGAAGTGTTCGACCACCAGCGTTATATCGCCCAAATGGACTTCGGCGGTGTGCCGTTCGACCGCTTGCTGCGGAATATTGAATTGATCGGCAATGAAATTTTGCCGGCAGTGAAAAAATACACAGCAAAAAGCTGA
- a CDS encoding class I SAM-dependent methyltransferase → MKLYKELAEWWPLMSPHTEYEEEAGLYLEIIRRYHPGVRTAVEFGSGGGSNAYYFKQHFSMVLTDLSPDMLEVSRKLNPDCEHIKGDMRRLDLGLQFDLVFIHDAIMYLTVAADLLAVMHNAKKHLNDNGMLLIVTDQFKETFRPQTDHGGSDLGRKGMRYLEWTYDSDPDDHVTETEYVYVMRDEDGSVVREYDRTESGLFSMAEWEELLAEAGFKAHFERVEYTSIEGAYFAIAAIQE, encoded by the coding sequence ATGAAACTGTACAAGGAATTGGCAGAATGGTGGCCGCTGATGTCTCCCCATACAGAATACGAAGAAGAAGCGGGACTGTATCTGGAAATAATCCGGCGCTACCATCCCGGGGTCCGGACAGCGGTGGAATTCGGCAGCGGAGGAGGCAGCAATGCCTACTACTTCAAACAGCATTTTTCCATGGTGTTGACCGATTTATCACCGGACATGCTCGAAGTCAGCCGGAAACTGAATCCCGACTGCGAGCATATCAAGGGGGATATGCGCAGATTGGACCTCGGTTTGCAGTTCGACCTCGTTTTTATCCACGACGCCATCATGTATTTGACGGTGGCCGCCGATTTATTGGCCGTCATGCACAACGCAAAAAAGCATTTGAACGACAACGGGATGCTGCTGATTGTGACGGATCAGTTCAAAGAAACGTTCCGGCCTCAAACCGACCACGGCGGCAGCGATCTGGGGAGAAAAGGTATGCGCTACCTGGAATGGACTTATGACAGCGACCCGGATGACCATGTAACGGAAACCGAATACGTCTATGTGATGCGGGATGAGGACGGGAGCGTAGTCCGGGAATACGACCGGACCGAATCCGGTTTGTTCTCGATGGCAGAATGGGAAGAGCTGCTTGCGGAGGCCGGGTTCAAAGCGCATTTCGAGCGGGTGGAGTACACGTCCATTGAAGGGGCTTATTTTGCCATTGCGGCGATTCAAGAGTAA
- a CDS encoding putative bifunctional diguanylate cyclase/phosphodiesterase has protein sequence MKTIIKPEPSKLYISYLIFHITVYYIWLFYGGFTETVQTIGTYAIPFSASLVATLTLYTVYRKKQGPRKYFWLLFALGCLSYAIAEGIRIYYSVIPKSEVPYPGWADLFYFLQILFFIAAFLQQLWQKKKNTDQIKFLFDMCIIMAVFTALSWHYIIQYVFSEGALSPALLATSIGYPAGDLLLFFCAISFYMRADILFPRPVLALICASAGVQIFADTAYLYYSTKSDSYVSGTLFDPLWTVGLLLTALAGIYALQEQRRESEKPGLAADTLPADGDGISLRLLLPYFSLVLLFIVMVFEKDGPMNGLIVGAGTSVALIIFRQVFTMLENQKLLAQYHDLTAILEEKIEQRTTELSTKNEQLAVAVQKMEHMAYHDALSGLPNRRLFLDKLNAAIASAKSHSHQLAVVFVDLDRFKNINDTFGHEFGDLLLQGFSKKMAENLRQIDTVSRQGGDEFTIILNDIKATEDIVPLVKRIQSVLEKPVVVNGQELHVSMSIGIAVYPQDGETTEELMKHADIAMYHAKENGKNNYQFFSDEMQSTMFHKIQLENDLREALDNEEFILHYQPQVEAATGKIVGMETLIRWRARDGSIISPAEFIPLAEDTRLIIPIGNWVLHNACRQAKKWHDAGHTHLKLAVNLSPLQFMHDDLMDTVDEALESSGFSASSLELEITESVAVYDAEKTIARMQALRNMGVRIALDDFGTGYSSLVYLKKFPINSLKIARPFIQDMVDNPKDKALVEAIVSMAHSLELSVIAEGVETSDQLASLRKLKCDEIQGYFFSKPLAAETFDRLINNKMDSINLR, from the coding sequence GTGAAGACCATTATAAAGCCTGAACCCTCCAAATTGTATATTTCTTATTTGATCTTCCACATTACCGTCTATTACATATGGCTTTTTTACGGAGGTTTTACCGAAACTGTCCAGACCATCGGAACTTACGCCATTCCGTTTTCCGCTTCATTGGTTGCCACGCTGACGCTTTATACCGTTTACCGAAAGAAGCAAGGCCCAAGAAAGTATTTCTGGCTTCTTTTTGCGCTGGGCTGCCTCAGCTACGCCATTGCAGAAGGCATCCGGATCTATTATTCGGTGATTCCGAAAAGCGAAGTGCCTTACCCAGGATGGGCAGACCTTTTCTATTTCCTCCAGATTCTTTTTTTCATCGCCGCTTTTCTCCAGCAGCTGTGGCAGAAGAAAAAAAACACCGATCAGATTAAATTCCTGTTCGATATGTGCATCATCATGGCTGTCTTCACTGCACTCAGCTGGCATTATATCATTCAGTACGTATTTTCCGAAGGCGCGCTTTCTCCCGCTCTGCTTGCTACATCCATCGGCTATCCGGCCGGAGATTTGCTGCTCTTTTTCTGCGCGATCAGTTTTTATATGCGTGCAGACATTCTCTTCCCCCGCCCAGTTTTGGCGCTGATTTGTGCCAGCGCAGGCGTCCAGATTTTCGCCGACACGGCGTATCTTTATTATTCCACCAAGTCCGACAGCTACGTTTCGGGGACTCTTTTCGATCCGCTGTGGACAGTGGGACTTTTGCTGACGGCCCTCGCCGGCATATACGCCCTTCAGGAACAAAGAAGAGAGTCGGAAAAGCCTGGCTTGGCAGCGGACACCTTGCCAGCTGACGGCGACGGCATTTCACTGCGGCTGTTATTGCCTTACTTCAGCCTGGTGCTGCTGTTCATCGTCATGGTGTTTGAAAAAGACGGCCCTATGAACGGGCTGATTGTCGGAGCGGGCACTTCTGTTGCTCTGATTATTTTCAGGCAAGTTTTTACCATGCTCGAGAACCAGAAATTATTGGCCCAGTATCATGATTTGACTGCCATCCTGGAAGAAAAAATCGAACAGCGGACGACCGAACTTAGCACAAAGAACGAACAATTGGCGGTGGCGGTGCAGAAAATGGAGCATATGGCTTACCATGATGCGCTGAGCGGATTGCCGAATCGGAGGCTGTTTTTGGACAAATTGAATGCCGCGATTGCTTCAGCCAAAAGCCATTCGCATCAGCTCGCTGTTGTCTTTGTCGACTTGGACCGCTTTAAAAACATCAATGATACGTTCGGCCACGAGTTCGGCGACTTGCTGCTGCAGGGTTTTTCCAAAAAGATGGCTGAAAACCTGCGCCAAATCGATACCGTATCGCGGCAAGGCGGCGACGAATTCACGATTATCCTGAACGACATCAAAGCCACTGAAGACATTGTGCCGCTCGTCAAAAGAATTCAGTCCGTCCTCGAGAAGCCTGTAGTTGTCAACGGACAGGAATTGCATGTGTCCATGAGCATCGGCATTGCCGTTTATCCGCAGGACGGAGAAACGACCGAGGAATTGATGAAACACGCAGATATCGCCATGTACCACGCGAAAGAAAACGGCAAGAACAATTACCAGTTTTTCTCCGATGAAATGCAGTCGACCATGTTCCACAAAATCCAACTGGAAAACGATTTGCGGGAAGCGCTCGACAACGAGGAATTCATCTTGCATTACCAGCCGCAAGTAGAAGCGGCTACCGGGAAAATCGTCGGAATGGAAACTTTGATCCGATGGCGGGCACGCGATGGGTCCATCATTTCCCCAGCCGAATTCATCCCGCTGGCAGAAGACACCCGCCTGATAATCCCGATTGGCAACTGGGTGCTGCACAATGCATGCAGGCAGGCGAAAAAATGGCATGACGCAGGCCATACCCATTTGAAGCTTGCCGTCAACTTGTCGCCTCTTCAATTTATGCACGACGATTTGATGGACACCGTCGACGAGGCGCTTGAGTCGAGCGGTTTTTCCGCTTCATCGCTCGAACTGGAAATCACGGAAAGCGTTGCCGTCTATGACGCTGAAAAAACGATTGCCCGCATGCAGGCCCTGCGGAATATGGGCGTTCGGATTGCGCTCGATGATTTCGGCACGGGCTATTCGTCCTTGGTCTATTTGAAGAAATTCCCGATTAACAGCTTAAAAATCGCCCGGCCGTTTATCCAGGATATGGTGGACAATCCAAAAGACAAAGCATTGGTCGAAGCGATTGTTTCGATGGCCCATAGCCTCGAATTGTCGGTCATCGCAGAAGGCGTGGAAACGTCCGATCAGCTCGCTTCTTTAAGAAAGTTGAAATGCGACGAAATCCAGGGCTATTTCTTCAGCAAGCCGCTTGCTGCGGAGACTTTCGACCGCCTGATCAATAATAAAATGGACTCCATCAACCTGCGGTAA
- a CDS encoding DUF4181 domain-containing protein, protein MDYFWVLVILFIVIFGWEFVLRKWLGVDKGSLAETPAKKINQWVSGIMIVLVLCIVPFMLLEEDSRFIWFLIVVFIASNLFQAFLEWKYLKSRRQYLVTLLHLPVTISILIFIAFWYF, encoded by the coding sequence ATGGATTATTTTTGGGTACTCGTCATTTTGTTTATTGTGATTTTCGGGTGGGAATTCGTTCTGAGGAAATGGCTTGGCGTAGATAAAGGAAGCTTGGCTGAAACGCCCGCTAAGAAAATCAACCAGTGGGTCAGCGGCATCATGATAGTGCTGGTTTTGTGTATCGTTCCGTTTATGCTGCTTGAGGAAGATTCACGCTTTATCTGGTTTTTGATTGTTGTTTTTATCGCATCCAACTTGTTCCAGGCTTTTTTGGAGTGGAAATACTTGAAGAGCAGGAGACAATACTTGGTTACCTTGCTGCACCTCCCTGTAACAATTTCCATCTTGATATTCATCGCTTTTTGGTATTTCTAA
- a CDS encoding serine/threonine protein kinase, protein MEQFWQTASASLNNLTVTSHPDNEPVTIHGAASDMRCIGVGTDAAVFQSLTEPGYAFKVYADGKQDKLEAEAEVYKRLGESPFFSRCYAATDRLLVLKYEEGPTLFDCLLQGIPVPGQVIADVEAAREFVRAQGMNPRDIHLKNILLQNGRAKLLDVSEYIKPGNDFRWEHLKKAYTEYYGLIKGTPMPFWLLDTIRKWYHHWNNYSSSIDEFMEIVSKQLNFRK, encoded by the coding sequence ATGGAACAATTTTGGCAAACGGCTTCAGCGTCATTAAATAACCTTACTGTAACGTCGCACCCGGACAATGAGCCGGTCACAATACATGGAGCGGCGTCGGATATGCGCTGCATCGGCGTCGGAACCGATGCGGCGGTATTCCAGTCGCTCACGGAGCCCGGATATGCGTTCAAGGTCTACGCAGACGGCAAGCAGGACAAACTCGAAGCGGAGGCGGAAGTGTACAAGCGGCTGGGGGAGTCCCCATTTTTCTCCCGGTGCTACGCTGCCACGGACCGGCTATTGGTTTTGAAATACGAAGAAGGGCCGACGCTGTTTGACTGTCTGCTGCAGGGGATTCCGGTTCCGGGCCAGGTCATTGCTGATGTGGAAGCGGCCCGGGAGTTTGTCCGCGCGCAAGGGATGAATCCGCGCGATATCCACTTGAAGAATATTCTTCTGCAGAACGGGCGCGCAAAACTTCTCGACGTCTCGGAATACATCAAGCCGGGCAATGATTTCCGGTGGGAGCACCTGAAAAAAGCGTACACCGAATATTACGGGCTGATCAAAGGCACTCCGATGCCGTTCTGGCTGCTTGATACGATCCGGAAATGGTACCATCACTGGAACAATTATTCTTCGTCGATCGACGAATTTATGGAGATTGTCTCGAAACAGCTGAATTTCCGGAAGTGA
- a CDS encoding alpha/beta fold hydrolase produces MLFENFRQTTIDTGGAQINLRFGGEGPPLLLLHGHPQTHAMWHLIAPRLAKDFTVVLPDLRGYGDSSKPESAEDHSTYSKREMAKDQVAVMRELGFDRFSVAGHDRGARCAYRLALDFPDVVEKLAVLDIIPTGETFRRANKDFAMGYWHWFFLAQPFDFPERVIGQNPDNFYFQGTRHLFHPEALTEYWRAIHLPRTIHAMCEDYRAAAAIDCEIDDQDRGNRKIACPTLVLWGEKGSLPNWYDVLDVWRGWAEDAQGRGIDCGHYLAEEAPEETGAELLRFFKSAP; encoded by the coding sequence ATGCTGTTTGAAAATTTCCGCCAGACCACGATAGACACGGGAGGCGCACAAATCAACCTCCGCTTTGGCGGCGAAGGGCCTCCGCTCTTGCTGCTTCACGGCCATCCGCAGACGCATGCGATGTGGCATTTGATTGCGCCGCGGCTGGCCAAGGATTTCACCGTCGTATTGCCGGACCTCCGAGGCTACGGCGACAGCTCCAAACCGGAATCGGCCGAGGACCATTCCACTTATTCGAAACGGGAAATGGCGAAAGACCAGGTTGCGGTCATGAGAGAGCTCGGATTCGACCGTTTCTCGGTCGCGGGCCACGACCGCGGGGCGCGCTGCGCTTACCGGCTGGCACTCGATTTTCCGGACGTCGTTGAAAAACTGGCCGTGCTGGACATCATCCCGACCGGCGAAACGTTCCGGCGCGCCAACAAGGATTTTGCCATGGGCTACTGGCATTGGTTTTTCCTGGCGCAGCCTTTTGACTTTCCGGAACGCGTCATCGGCCAGAATCCGGACAATTTCTATTTTCAGGGCACCCGGCATTTGTTCCACCCGGAAGCGCTCACGGAATACTGGCGGGCAATCCATCTCCCCCGCACCATCCATGCGATGTGCGAAGATTATCGCGCGGCCGCTGCGATTGACTGCGAAATTGACGACCAGGACCGGGGAAACCGAAAAATCGCCTGTCCCACTCTCGTGCTATGGGGAGAAAAAGGCTCTTTGCCGAACTGGTATGATGTGCTGGACGTGTGGCGCGGCTGGGCCGAGGACGCCCAGGGGCGAGGCATCGATTGCGGCCATTACCTGGCGGAAGAAGCGCCGGAGGAAACTGGGGCGGAGCTTTTAAGATTTTTCAAAAGTGCTCCTTAA
- a CDS encoding metallophosphoesterase family protein, whose protein sequence is MKIAVIGDLHYPALEEGYLLTEEERNAFYETFLERFFSIQADLYVSIGDLTNYGLKEELEEVYALIDQHQKPFVQVLGNHDVYGMKRRDVLMVTKQQRYQAITTDAATLAFLDTAKEQDTKDWGGTIDPEQLDWFDDVVEGSGDLPLIVFAHHPVHGTTTNSAQGKLCIHPDIPVWTVLSQKQGRGLYVNGHNHFNSIVERDQWSFMQIAAVLDEQAVRVIEVSDSEISIHSIDLYDPELNKQAQVIGNAISHFQLNPHPLGTLNDLQHRIALEPAATKEA, encoded by the coding sequence TTGAAAATTGCAGTTATCGGCGATTTGCATTATCCGGCACTCGAAGAAGGCTACCTGTTGACAGAAGAAGAGCGCAACGCATTTTACGAAACGTTTCTGGAACGCTTTTTTTCCATTCAAGCAGACTTGTATGTATCCATTGGCGACTTGACGAATTACGGGCTGAAAGAGGAGCTGGAGGAAGTCTACGCTTTGATTGACCAGCACCAGAAACCCTTTGTCCAGGTACTTGGAAATCACGACGTCTACGGCATGAAGCGACGCGACGTGCTGATGGTCACGAAGCAGCAGCGCTACCAGGCCATCACGACTGATGCAGCTACTCTCGCTTTTCTCGACACTGCCAAAGAACAGGACACCAAGGACTGGGGAGGCACCATCGACCCCGAGCAGCTTGACTGGTTCGATGACGTTGTTGAAGGAAGCGGAGATCTGCCGCTGATCGTCTTCGCCCACCATCCCGTCCACGGCACGACGACCAATTCTGCTCAAGGCAAGCTCTGCATCCACCCCGACATTCCGGTGTGGACCGTGTTGAGCCAAAAACAAGGACGCGGCCTGTATGTCAACGGCCATAACCATTTCAATTCGATTGTGGAACGGGATCAGTGGAGCTTTATGCAGATTGCCGCCGTACTCGATGAACAGGCAGTGCGCGTCATCGAAGTGTCGGACTCCGAGATTTCCATCCACTCCATCGACTTGTACGACCCGGAACTCAACAAACAGGCACAAGTGATCGGCAACGCCATCAGCCATTTCCAGCTCAATCCGCATCCGCTCGGGACCTTGAACGACCTTCAGCACCGGATTGCTCTGGAGCCGGCCGCCACAAAAGAAGCGTAA